Proteins encoded together in one Benincasa hispida cultivar B227 chromosome 1, ASM972705v1, whole genome shotgun sequence window:
- the LOC120087238 gene encoding uncharacterized RNA methyltransferase pc1998 isoform X2: MLQCHFTASRITPFITCQLSTSSVRTRSSPSPPSPLPPPLLSFAAKSTPDSVSSPACALQCTHFQSCSGCTHEFDLHRPVIVEEATQFFNDLGVSDFTFDSCKLWGWRCRAKLAVRGSSTSPMIGLYQEGTHNVVDIPDCKAHHPNINAAVELLKQGITEFDIVPYDEDQGTGDLRYVQMAVTTYSTSLPSSERYENGKIQIALVWNSRSETSQNSDKLNALANNGGIRSNTHLVHSVWANFQTSTNNVIFGNRWRHLLGERDFWEHVGGIDICLTPSSFGQANTQAFDSLLRKLQKYVPYGASVADLYAGAGVIGLSLAATRKCRSVKCVEVNKESKLSFEKTIERLPDRVNSSISWHHADTSKEPLTWIVGSDVVIVDPPRKGLDAPLADMLRDISSLKRKVKSLSKSPHLMDKKDEKRPWVLRAREETVQIGSTDLEPNQSLPQTLIYISCGWESFKEDCKMLLSSKAWHLEKAHGFNFFPGTQSIEVLAIFKRGQGVPQKKKKVVKKKKKRL, encoded by the exons ATGCTTCAGTGCCACTTTACGGCTAGCCGAATTACGCCGTTTATTACTTGTCAGCTCTCTACCAGCTCAGTGCGCACTCGTTCCTCTCCTTCGCCGCCGTCACCACTCCCGCCACCACTGCTGTCTTTCGCTGCAAAATCAACTCCCGACTCAGTATCCTCACCAGCATGCGCACTTCAGTGCACTCACTTTCAATC GTGCTCCGGATGCACACACGAGTTCGACCTCCACCGGCCGGTCATCGTTGAGGAGGCGACTCAATTCTTCAACGATCTTGGAGTATCAGATTTTACGTTTGATAGTTGCAAACTG TGGGGATGGAGGTGCCGTGCAAAATTGGCGGTTCGTGGCTCGTCCACAAGCCCTATGATCGGGCTCTATCAAGAGGGAACTCATAATGTTGTGGATATTCCTGATTGCAAAG CTCATCACCCCAATATAAATGCGGCAGTTGAATTGTTAAAACAAG GTATCACTGAATTCGACATAGTGCCTTATGATGAAGATCAGGGGACTGGTGACTTGCGATATGTTCAG ATGGCCGTGACAACGTATAGCACATCCCTTCCATCCTCAGAAAGATACGAAAATG GTAAGATTCAAATAGCATTAGTTTGGAATTCGAGGAGTGAAACTTCACAGAATTCTGACAAGCTAAATGCTTTAGCCAAT AATGGTGGTATCCGGAGTAACACTCATCTAGTTCATTCTGTGTGGGCAAATTTTCAAACATCAACAAACAAT GTAATATTTGGCAATAGATGGAGGCATCTTTTAGGCGAAAGAGATTTTTGGGAACATGTTGGAGGAATAGACATTTGTCTGACTCCATCGAGTTTTGGCCAAGCAAATACCCAG GCTTTTGATAGTTTGCTCCGAAAGTTGCAGAAGTATGTTCCTTATGGGGCATCAGTTGCTGATTTGTATGCAGGAGCTGGTGTAATTGGATTATCACTAGCTGCCACAAGGAAATGCAG ATCTGTCAAGTGTGTTGAGGTCAACAAAGAATCTAAGCTATCATTTGAGAAGACGATTGAACGTCTGCCAGATCGAGTTAATAGCAGTATCAGCTGGCACCATGCAGACACGTCGAAA GAGCCTCTTACTTGGATTGTGGGATCAGATGTGGTTATTGTGGATCCTCCAAGAAAAGGTTTGGATGCACCACTTGCTGATATGTTGCGAGATATATCATCATTAAAACGTAAAGTGAAGTCATTATCTAAAAG CCCACATTTGATGgataagaaagatgaaaaaagGCCATGGGTGTTACGTGCAAGAGAAGAAACTGTCCAAATCGGGAGTACAGATTTAGAACCTAATCAATCCCTGCCTCAGACCCTTATTTATATAAGCTGTGGATGGGAAAGCTTCAAGGAG GATTGCAAAATGTTACTGTCTAGCAAGGCGTGGCATTTGGAGAAGGCTCATGGTTTTAATTTCTTTCCTGGCACTCAGAG TATTGAGGTTTTGGCCATTTTCAAGCGGGGTCAAGGAGTTCcccagaagaaaaagaaagtggtgaagaagaaaaagaaacggCTGTGA
- the LOC120087249 gene encoding 30S ribosomal protein S21, chloroplastic, with protein MASLSSFFSFLLPSKPPPPKPHQPLIVSSPSPANHAAAAAQCQTLKSKDGSVSLKPQQGPNHSEPLSAELASVICPSLAFANTMFFRSAYNVQVLVDDNEPEERLLNRFRREVMRAGVIQECKRRRFFENTQDVRKRKTREAAKRNRRRRPQARFTPQNKQDVPATKQEADDDNWDLPEEENIPY; from the exons ATGGCTTCTCTCTCCAgcttcttctccttcctctTACCCTCAAAACCACCGCCCCCAAAACCCCACCAGCCCCTCATTGTCTCCTCTCCTTCTCCGGCAAATCACGCCGCCGCCGCCGCTCAGTGTCAAACGCTCAAATCCAAGGATGGATCGGTTTCCCTAAAGCCCCAACAGGGTCCCAACCATTCCGAGCCGTTATCGGCGGAATTGGCCTCCGTTATCTGTCCGTCGCTGGCCTTCGCCAACACAATGTTCTTCAGATCGGCTTATAATGTGCAGGTGCTTGTGGATGATAATGAACCGGAGGAGCGGCTCCTGAACAGATTCCGGCGAGAGGTTATGAGGGCCGGCGTGATTCAGGAGTGTAAGAGACGGAGATTCTTTGAGAACACTCAAGACGTCAGGAAGCGCAAGACTCGCGAGGCTGCTAAACGCAACCGCCGCAG GCGCCCACAGGCAAGATTTACACCACAGAACAAGCAGGATGTGCCTGCAACCAAGCAGGAAGCTGATGATGACAACTGGGATTTACCTGAAGAAGAAAACATTCCTTATTAA
- the LOC120087238 gene encoding uncharacterized RNA methyltransferase pc1998 isoform X1 → MLQCHFTASRITPFITCQLSTSSVRTRSSPSPPSPLPPPLLSFAAKSTPDSVSSPACALQCTHFQSCSGCTHEFDLHRPVIVEEATQFFNDLGVSDFTFDSCKLWGWRCRAKLAVRGSSTSPMIGLYQEGTHNVVDIPDCKAHHPNINAAVELLKQGITEFDIVPYDEDQGTGDLRYVQMAVTTYSTSLPSSERYENGKIQIALVWNSRSETSQNSDKLNALANFLWKNGGIRSNTHLVHSVWANFQTSTNNVIFGNRWRHLLGERDFWEHVGGIDICLTPSSFGQANTQAFDSLLRKLQKYVPYGASVADLYAGAGVIGLSLAATRKCRSVKCVEVNKESKLSFEKTIERLPDRVNSSISWHHADTSKEPLTWIVGSDVVIVDPPRKGLDAPLADMLRDISSLKRKVKSLSKSPHLMDKKDEKRPWVLRAREETVQIGSTDLEPNQSLPQTLIYISCGWESFKEDCKMLLSSKAWHLEKAHGFNFFPGTQSIEVLAIFKRGQGVPQKKKKVVKKKKKRL, encoded by the exons ATGCTTCAGTGCCACTTTACGGCTAGCCGAATTACGCCGTTTATTACTTGTCAGCTCTCTACCAGCTCAGTGCGCACTCGTTCCTCTCCTTCGCCGCCGTCACCACTCCCGCCACCACTGCTGTCTTTCGCTGCAAAATCAACTCCCGACTCAGTATCCTCACCAGCATGCGCACTTCAGTGCACTCACTTTCAATC GTGCTCCGGATGCACACACGAGTTCGACCTCCACCGGCCGGTCATCGTTGAGGAGGCGACTCAATTCTTCAACGATCTTGGAGTATCAGATTTTACGTTTGATAGTTGCAAACTG TGGGGATGGAGGTGCCGTGCAAAATTGGCGGTTCGTGGCTCGTCCACAAGCCCTATGATCGGGCTCTATCAAGAGGGAACTCATAATGTTGTGGATATTCCTGATTGCAAAG CTCATCACCCCAATATAAATGCGGCAGTTGAATTGTTAAAACAAG GTATCACTGAATTCGACATAGTGCCTTATGATGAAGATCAGGGGACTGGTGACTTGCGATATGTTCAG ATGGCCGTGACAACGTATAGCACATCCCTTCCATCCTCAGAAAGATACGAAAATG GTAAGATTCAAATAGCATTAGTTTGGAATTCGAGGAGTGAAACTTCACAGAATTCTGACAAGCTAAATGCTTTAGCCAAT TTTTTATGGAAGAATGGTGGTATCCGGAGTAACACTCATCTAGTTCATTCTGTGTGGGCAAATTTTCAAACATCAACAAACAAT GTAATATTTGGCAATAGATGGAGGCATCTTTTAGGCGAAAGAGATTTTTGGGAACATGTTGGAGGAATAGACATTTGTCTGACTCCATCGAGTTTTGGCCAAGCAAATACCCAG GCTTTTGATAGTTTGCTCCGAAAGTTGCAGAAGTATGTTCCTTATGGGGCATCAGTTGCTGATTTGTATGCAGGAGCTGGTGTAATTGGATTATCACTAGCTGCCACAAGGAAATGCAG ATCTGTCAAGTGTGTTGAGGTCAACAAAGAATCTAAGCTATCATTTGAGAAGACGATTGAACGTCTGCCAGATCGAGTTAATAGCAGTATCAGCTGGCACCATGCAGACACGTCGAAA GAGCCTCTTACTTGGATTGTGGGATCAGATGTGGTTATTGTGGATCCTCCAAGAAAAGGTTTGGATGCACCACTTGCTGATATGTTGCGAGATATATCATCATTAAAACGTAAAGTGAAGTCATTATCTAAAAG CCCACATTTGATGgataagaaagatgaaaaaagGCCATGGGTGTTACGTGCAAGAGAAGAAACTGTCCAAATCGGGAGTACAGATTTAGAACCTAATCAATCCCTGCCTCAGACCCTTATTTATATAAGCTGTGGATGGGAAAGCTTCAAGGAG GATTGCAAAATGTTACTGTCTAGCAAGGCGTGGCATTTGGAGAAGGCTCATGGTTTTAATTTCTTTCCTGGCACTCAGAG TATTGAGGTTTTGGCCATTTTCAAGCGGGGTCAAGGAGTTCcccagaagaaaaagaaagtggtgaagaagaaaaagaaacggCTGTGA